From the genome of Variovorax sp. RA8, one region includes:
- a CDS encoding glutathione S-transferase family protein, whose translation MLELYHDWRSFCSIKVRLCLTEKRLPWQSHYVDLMKLEHTTPEYLKLNPNGVVPTLVHDGVPIHESTLINEYVDEVFPDVPLMPDNPVDRARARFWVKYEDDVLHPAIRPATFALMMSPELAQRSDEELDEMVAAHPNKQRAEELRRAARAPVDEGKVELARQTMKTALERLERRLTEAPWLGGESYSLADIAAAPFIDRLEELNLTGLWTGKPALNDWIARTKARPAYQEAVPDNSQRFAAAYR comes from the coding sequence GTGCTGGAGCTCTATCACGATTGGCGTTCGTTTTGTTCGATCAAGGTTCGACTCTGCCTGACAGAAAAGAGGTTGCCGTGGCAGAGTCACTACGTCGACCTCATGAAGCTTGAACACACCACGCCGGAGTACTTGAAGCTGAATCCAAACGGCGTCGTTCCGACGCTTGTGCATGACGGGGTGCCGATCCATGAAAGCACCTTGATCAATGAATACGTCGACGAGGTCTTCCCGGATGTTCCGCTCATGCCCGACAACCCGGTCGATCGGGCCAGGGCCCGCTTCTGGGTGAAATATGAAGACGATGTGCTCCATCCGGCCATTCGTCCGGCTACCTTTGCGCTGATGATGAGTCCGGAACTCGCCCAGCGGTCGGACGAAGAGTTGGACGAGATGGTCGCGGCGCACCCAAACAAGCAAAGGGCCGAAGAGCTGCGTCGCGCGGCGCGTGCACCGGTCGACGAAGGGAAGGTCGAATTGGCCCGTCAGACGATGAAGACTGCGCTGGAACGCCTGGAGCGTCGTTTGACCGAAGCGCCGTGGCTCGGTGGAGAAAGCTACTCCCTCGCCGACATCGCGGCCGCTCCCTTCATTGACCGGCTGGAAGAGCTCAATCTCACTGGACTCTGGACCGGCAAGCCGGCTCTCAATGACTGGATCGCACGGACCAAGGCGCGTCCGGCCTACCAAGAGGCCGTGCCCGACAACTCGCAGCGTTTCGCCGCAGCCTACCGCTGA
- a CDS encoding tautomerase family protein, whose product MPIVTIQVTREGTQQGASAVTAQEKAALIKGVSEMLRDVLNKPLDSTFVIIEEVDTDNWGWGGLPALEFRRQRAATPK is encoded by the coding sequence ATGCCAATTGTCACAATCCAGGTCACTCGCGAAGGCACTCAGCAAGGAGCCAGCGCGGTCACTGCCCAAGAGAAGGCCGCCCTGATCAAGGGAGTCAGCGAGATGCTGCGCGATGTGCTGAACAAGCCGCTCGACAGTACCTTCGTGATCATCGAGGAGGTCGACACCGACAATTGGGGCTGGGGCGGCCTGCCCGCGCTTGAGTTCCGCCGACAGCGCGCCGCGACGCCGAAATAG
- a CDS encoding fumarylacetoacetate hydrolase family protein, which translates to MKYAFEPSPPTSIPMADGKTSFPVRRIYCVGRNYAAHVREMGFDPDREAPFFFCKPTDAVVPADPSDHAQIPYPSQTSDYHFEMELVVAIGLAGRDIAVERANDHIFGYAAGLDMTRRDIQVGARKGGRPWEVGKAFDQSAPVGLLHPVADVGHPVKGEIWLQVDGKDRQRSDLAKLIWSVPEIIARLSSFFELQPGDLVFTGTPEGIGPVVQGETMRGGVEGVGEIEVKVI; encoded by the coding sequence ATGAAATATGCCTTCGAGCCTAGCCCTCCCACATCGATCCCCATGGCAGATGGCAAGACGAGCTTCCCGGTGCGACGCATCTATTGTGTCGGACGGAACTATGCGGCGCATGTTCGCGAGATGGGGTTCGATCCGGATCGGGAGGCCCCCTTCTTCTTCTGCAAACCGACGGACGCCGTGGTTCCTGCAGATCCATCGGATCACGCTCAGATCCCCTACCCTTCACAAACAAGCGACTATCACTTCGAGATGGAACTGGTAGTCGCCATCGGCTTGGCAGGTCGCGACATAGCTGTTGAGCGGGCCAACGATCACATCTTTGGCTACGCGGCCGGCCTCGACATGACCCGCCGCGACATTCAGGTCGGCGCCCGCAAGGGAGGGCGCCCCTGGGAAGTCGGCAAGGCCTTTGATCAATCAGCGCCGGTCGGCCTGCTGCACCCGGTGGCAGATGTCGGCCACCCGGTGAAGGGCGAGATCTGGCTGCAGGTGGATGGCAAGGATCGTCAGAGAAGCGACCTTGCCAAGTTGATCTGGTCGGTTCCCGAGATCATCGCGCGGCTCTCGAGCTTTTTCGAACTTCAACCGGGTGACCTGGTCTTCACCGGAACGCCAGAGGGCATCGGCCCCGTGGTCCAGGGGGAAACCATGCGCGGCGGAGTAGAGGGCGTCGGCGAGATCGAAGTGAAAGTCATCTGA
- a CDS encoding porin translates to MKRTLVALAAISAASVATAQSSVTLFGVVDAAFSSYKSKSSNVLGNSATASRTVLSNSGYNASRLGFRGTEDLGGGLAASFWLEAPVTADDGQTGVSTFSRRSTVSYLGGFGEIRLGRDYTPSFWNDIVFDPFGPNGVGTNLISTANGFSSSGAINSGFSANANYVRASNSIGYFLPPGLGGVYGQIMYALHEKDKFVPGNATPNVPNSSRTGRYVGGRIGYASGPLDVAAAYGSSTIADAFHAGLTANLNTFNIGASYDFGPVKLSGEYSKAKVDSDTDGVLPAGASNSNPSAEGWLLAATVPVGAGLIRMAYSAVKLATNRAVPQINGDPKADKLAVGYVYNLSKRTALYATVARVDNKNGYDLLLGGPNYVSKVIGVPGAYKPKSSTGYDFGIRHAF, encoded by the coding sequence ATGAAAAGAACTCTGGTCGCCCTGGCTGCAATCTCAGCCGCGAGCGTCGCAACGGCCCAGTCGTCCGTGACGCTGTTCGGGGTCGTCGACGCCGCCTTCAGCAGCTACAAAAGCAAGTCTTCGAACGTCCTCGGCAACAGCGCCACCGCAAGCCGCACGGTGCTGAGCAACTCGGGCTACAACGCCAGTCGCCTGGGCTTCCGTGGCACGGAAGACCTTGGCGGGGGGCTGGCAGCAAGCTTCTGGCTCGAGGCCCCGGTTACCGCTGACGACGGCCAGACAGGAGTCTCGACTTTCTCGCGCCGCTCGACCGTCAGCTATCTGGGAGGCTTCGGTGAGATTCGGCTGGGTCGTGACTACACGCCATCGTTCTGGAACGACATCGTTTTCGATCCGTTCGGCCCCAACGGCGTGGGCACCAATCTGATCTCGACCGCCAACGGCTTCAGTAGCTCGGGTGCCATCAACAGTGGCTTCTCGGCCAACGCGAACTACGTTCGCGCGAGCAATTCGATCGGCTACTTCCTGCCGCCGGGCCTGGGGGGCGTCTACGGCCAGATCATGTACGCCTTGCATGAGAAGGACAAGTTCGTTCCGGGGAATGCAACGCCCAATGTGCCGAACAGCTCGCGCACCGGTCGCTATGTGGGAGGTCGGATTGGCTATGCCAGCGGCCCGCTGGACGTGGCCGCCGCATATGGTTCGAGCACGATCGCCGACGCGTTCCATGCGGGGCTAACCGCCAATCTGAACACGTTCAACATCGGCGCCTCGTACGACTTCGGCCCTGTCAAGCTGTCCGGCGAGTACTCCAAGGCGAAAGTCGACTCCGACACTGATGGCGTCCTTCCGGCCGGCGCCAGCAACTCCAATCCGAGCGCCGAAGGCTGGCTCCTCGCCGCAACAGTGCCCGTCGGCGCCGGGTTGATCCGCATGGCTTACTCGGCCGTCAAGCTCGCCACGAATCGGGCCGTCCCGCAGATCAACGGAGACCCGAAAGCTGACAAGCTTGCGGTCGGCTACGTGTACAACCTGTCGAAGCGTACGGCGCTGTACGCAACGGTTGCGCGCGTCGACAACAAGAACGGCTACGACCTGCTTCTTGGCGGGCCGAACTATGTGTCGAAAGTGATTGGCGTCCCCGGCGCATACAAGCCGAAGAGTTCGACCGGCTACGACTTCGGTATCCGTCACGCATTCTGA
- a CDS encoding IclR family transcriptional regulator domain-containing protein encodes MEAEMRGVLRALAVLRALNLDNGASILKLHQATGISRAALYRIVGTLHKAGYLSPDEQTQSYRLTPLVKHLSEGYDEDAWITEFAGPLLDRLQAEVIWPTDLFTFFDDTMIMRRTTRRVSPWTFDRAYIGLRIPLLVTACGRAYLANLPERIVDAVLDRVIGSGDPSLGAAVAPAAMRQLLAKVRNDGYALREDGFMKETGSIAVPVLVGGFARCAIAITYIPSAISSADAVRKFAPRLQECAAELASKLTGEGPGMGADGY; translated from the coding sequence ATGGAAGCAGAGATGCGCGGTGTTCTCAGAGCATTGGCGGTTCTGCGCGCGCTGAACCTCGACAATGGCGCAAGCATCCTCAAGCTGCACCAGGCGACTGGCATCTCAAGAGCCGCCCTGTACAGAATTGTCGGGACGCTGCACAAGGCCGGATACCTTTCCCCTGACGAACAGACCCAGAGTTATCGTCTCACGCCGCTTGTCAAACATCTGAGTGAAGGCTACGACGAGGACGCGTGGATCACGGAATTTGCCGGGCCACTCCTGGATCGCCTGCAGGCGGAGGTTATCTGGCCGACGGATCTTTTCACGTTCTTCGATGACACGATGATCATGCGTCGAACGACAAGACGCGTCAGCCCATGGACGTTCGACCGTGCCTATATCGGATTGCGAATCCCCTTGCTGGTCACCGCTTGCGGGCGTGCGTATCTGGCAAATCTTCCCGAGAGGATCGTTGATGCTGTGTTGGACCGCGTCATCGGATCCGGCGACCCAAGCCTCGGCGCCGCGGTAGCCCCCGCTGCCATGCGGCAGCTGCTCGCAAAGGTGCGAAACGACGGGTATGCGTTGCGCGAAGATGGATTCATGAAAGAGACAGGCAGCATCGCGGTGCCAGTTCTCGTTGGCGGATTCGCCCGCTGCGCGATCGCCATCACCTACATTCCATCCGCCATCTCTTCGGCCGATGCCGTCCGGAAGTTTGCACCTCGGTTGCAGGAGTGCGCAGCCGAACTTGCGTCCAAACTCACCGGCGAAGGACCTGGCATGGGTGCAGACGGTTATTAG
- a CDS encoding glutathione S-transferase C-terminal domain-containing protein, whose translation MEHWWTTGFRTLEAMLPAREGWCVGSTPTLADCCIVPKVANAMRGGYDLSQYPRLGQHFAFCQRHPAFNAAAPSSQPDYVAH comes from the coding sequence GTGGAGCATTGGTGGACGACAGGGTTCCGAACTCTCGAGGCCATGCTGCCGGCGCGCGAAGGTTGGTGCGTGGGGTCGACACCGACCCTGGCGGACTGCTGCATCGTTCCCAAGGTTGCGAACGCGATGCGAGGCGGGTACGACCTCAGCCAGTACCCCCGACTCGGGCAGCACTTCGCCTTCTGCCAGAGGCATCCGGCGTTCAACGCGGCAGCGCCGAGCTCGCAGCCCGACTATGTGGCTCACTGA
- a CDS encoding LysR family transcriptional regulator, translating into MSQIDNFDLNLLRIFDSLWRHRHLGRASEELGVSQPALSHSLKRLRTQIGDVLFMKSRDGVQPSARAVDLAPVVQSLLASVRENVLLAPDFVPLTAQRTFTIAMSDLGEMTFLPKMLGSLATMAPGIDIVTVSMPPRDLAATLQRGEVDLAMGYFPDLQGSDVFQQRLFSHGFVCLVNRTHPMAKTGLTQEQFLQFSHAVVQTEGRSQEIVEQYLKAHGLKRRELLRCPHFLSIPMVIASTDLIVTVPESIGKMFSSSASLCSLQAPFDFPSYDVKQHWHRCQHDDPGNRWLRSVLVKLFCEPA; encoded by the coding sequence ATGAGCCAAATTGATAACTTCGATCTGAACCTGCTGAGGATCTTCGACTCGCTGTGGCGCCATCGCCACCTTGGGCGCGCATCAGAAGAACTAGGGGTGAGCCAGCCCGCGCTTTCGCATTCGCTCAAGCGCCTGAGGACTCAGATCGGCGACGTGCTCTTTATGAAGTCTCGCGATGGCGTGCAGCCTTCCGCGCGTGCGGTAGATCTCGCACCAGTGGTCCAGTCGTTGCTGGCGAGCGTGCGAGAGAACGTGCTTCTGGCACCGGACTTCGTCCCTCTGACTGCACAGCGCACATTCACGATCGCGATGTCGGACCTCGGCGAGATGACCTTCCTTCCGAAGATGCTGGGAAGCCTGGCAACCATGGCCCCCGGGATTGACATCGTCACTGTGTCCATGCCGCCGCGCGACCTCGCGGCCACGTTGCAGCGCGGAGAAGTTGACCTGGCCATGGGATACTTTCCGGATCTTCAGGGATCCGATGTCTTCCAGCAGCGCCTGTTCAGTCACGGTTTCGTGTGCCTCGTGAATCGGACTCATCCAATGGCAAAAACCGGACTGACTCAGGAGCAATTCCTGCAGTTCTCTCACGCGGTCGTCCAAACTGAAGGCCGAAGTCAGGAGATCGTCGAGCAATACCTGAAAGCCCACGGCCTGAAGCGGCGCGAATTGCTCCGCTGTCCGCACTTCCTCAGCATCCCGATGGTCATCGCCTCCACCGACCTGATCGTGACGGTTCCCGAATCCATAGGGAAGATGTTCTCCAGCTCCGCGAGTCTTTGTTCACTGCAAGCACCTTTCGATTTTCCCTCGTATGACGTCAAGCAACACTGGCACCGATGCCAGCACGATGACCCCGGAAATCGGTGGCTGCGGTCGGTGTTGGTCAAGCTGTTTTGCGAACCCGCGTAG
- a CDS encoding Bug family tripartite tricarboxylate transporter substrate binding protein: MFALVVAHTAPAIAQDSYPTRSVRIVVPSSVGGGADLLARQLGAGLQQRWKQGISVENKVGGGGNIGTLDVVRSPPDGYTLLVQNSSMVANYAISAKKPYSPEKDLTPIMLVGVSPLAVFAHPSLRANNIRDLVSLANADPGAMSYGSCGVGTPHHFAMEILKIKLAMKIEHVSYKGCSPEVTDVVAGQVPLGIATANLIAPYVATGRLKVLGVSGSKPHQLLPGSPTLESQGLSIQDFSIWYALMGPANMPAHLVNRIASDAAQILDSPTVRTALSNAGVEPLRGGPEVLAKRISLEMDQLSKLAKQANIQPE; the protein is encoded by the coding sequence ATGTTCGCACTCGTGGTTGCCCACACCGCCCCTGCAATCGCCCAGGATAGCTACCCGACGAGAAGCGTAAGGATTGTTGTTCCTTCGTCTGTGGGAGGTGGCGCCGACCTGCTGGCAAGACAGCTCGGCGCGGGGCTGCAGCAAAGGTGGAAGCAGGGCATTTCAGTGGAGAACAAGGTGGGCGGTGGCGGCAATATCGGCACGCTGGATGTCGTCCGCTCGCCGCCTGATGGCTACACGCTCCTGGTGCAGAACAGCTCGATGGTTGCGAACTACGCGATCTCGGCCAAGAAACCCTATAGCCCCGAGAAGGATTTGACCCCGATCATGCTGGTCGGCGTCTCCCCGTTGGCGGTGTTCGCCCATCCTTCATTGCGGGCCAACAATATTCGGGATCTGGTCAGCCTCGCCAACGCAGATCCGGGGGCCATGTCATACGGCTCGTGCGGCGTGGGAACGCCACATCACTTTGCGATGGAGATACTCAAGATCAAGCTCGCAATGAAGATCGAACATGTGAGCTATAAGGGCTGCTCACCTGAGGTGACAGACGTCGTCGCAGGGCAGGTTCCTCTAGGAATTGCAACGGCCAACCTGATTGCTCCGTACGTGGCGACCGGCAGGCTGAAGGTACTGGGCGTCTCCGGTTCAAAGCCCCATCAGCTGCTACCTGGATCGCCGACGCTGGAGAGCCAGGGCCTTTCGATCCAGGACTTCTCGATCTGGTACGCGCTGATGGGGCCAGCGAACATGCCTGCGCATCTGGTCAATCGCATCGCGTCCGATGCCGCGCAGATTCTGGATAGCCCCACTGTTCGGACGGCGCTATCCAATGCCGGCGTCGAGCCGTTAAGGGGAGGGCCCGAAGTACTTGCCAAGAGGATCAGCCTTGAAATGGATCAGCTTTCAAAGCTCGCAAAACAGGCAAACATACAACCTGAATAG
- the gor gene encoding glutathione-disulfide reductase — protein MSNNGGRRYDFDLFTIGAGSGGVAGSRRAASYGAKVGICENSRVGGTCVIRGCVPKKLLVYGAHVADEISDAAGYGWSIGNARFNWGRLIAAKDKEISRLNGVYLRMLEDAGVSLLEGAGRMVDRHTIAIGERTVTAERILIATGGRPALPSTPGIEHAITSDQALDLQELPRRLLIVGGGYIAVEFAGIFRALGAEVSVAMRGHALLNGFDHDVREHLADEMRHRGIAILEGVVVESIRKQGEELSVAMSDGSSRKFEQVLYATGRVPNTSALRLAEVGIETDRMGAVIVDKFSRTSLPNVFAVGDVTNRLTLTPVAIAEARALAETLFNNNPVVFESELVSTAVFSHPPVASVGMTEEHARGLGKPIDVYRSRFRPMRHTLSGRQEKTLMKLIVDRASDLVLGCHMVGADAAEIMQGLAIALKCSATKKQFDLTVGIHPTSAEEFVTMRDPVPEFQTG, from the coding sequence GTGAGCAACAACGGAGGGCGGAGGTACGACTTCGACCTGTTCACCATTGGTGCGGGCTCAGGCGGTGTTGCCGGCTCTCGGCGAGCGGCGTCATATGGTGCCAAGGTCGGGATATGCGAGAACAGCAGAGTTGGTGGCACGTGCGTGATCCGCGGATGCGTCCCGAAGAAGCTTCTGGTGTACGGGGCCCATGTTGCCGATGAGATCTCGGACGCGGCTGGGTATGGCTGGAGCATTGGGAACGCGCGCTTCAACTGGGGACGGCTGATAGCGGCCAAGGACAAGGAGATCAGCAGGCTTAACGGCGTCTATCTGCGGATGTTGGAGGACGCAGGCGTTTCACTGCTCGAGGGGGCAGGCCGCATGGTCGATCGACATACGATTGCGATTGGGGAACGCACTGTTACCGCGGAGCGAATTCTCATCGCAACAGGCGGACGCCCGGCCTTGCCTTCGACGCCTGGGATCGAGCATGCCATCACATCCGACCAGGCGCTTGATCTGCAGGAATTGCCGCGACGCCTGCTCATCGTGGGGGGTGGCTATATCGCCGTCGAGTTTGCCGGCATCTTCCGCGCGCTGGGTGCGGAGGTCTCCGTGGCGATGCGCGGCCACGCGCTGTTGAACGGATTCGACCACGACGTACGAGAGCACCTTGCCGACGAGATGCGACACAGGGGTATCGCGATCCTGGAAGGCGTCGTCGTCGAGAGCATTCGGAAACAGGGAGAGGAACTCTCGGTCGCCATGTCCGATGGGTCCTCTCGCAAGTTCGAACAGGTTCTCTACGCCACCGGGCGCGTCCCAAACACCTCGGCGCTGCGGCTCGCGGAAGTCGGCATCGAGACCGACAGGATGGGCGCGGTGATCGTTGACAAGTTCTCGCGCACCTCGTTGCCGAACGTGTTCGCCGTGGGAGACGTCACGAATCGGCTGACACTGACCCCCGTCGCGATTGCCGAGGCTCGGGCGCTTGCGGAAACACTGTTCAACAACAACCCGGTCGTCTTCGAATCCGAGCTGGTCTCGACGGCCGTTTTCAGCCATCCGCCCGTTGCCTCGGTTGGAATGACCGAAGAGCACGCCAGAGGCTTGGGCAAGCCCATCGACGTGTACCGTTCTCGGTTTCGTCCGATGCGCCACACGCTGAGCGGGCGCCAAGAAAAGACCCTCATGAAGCTGATTGTCGACCGCGCATCCGATCTGGTGCTTGGTTGTCACATGGTGGGTGCAGACGCTGCAGAGATCATGCAGGGCCTGGCGATTGCGCTCAAGTGCTCTGCGACCAAGAAGCAGTTCGATCTGACCGTCGGCATACACCCGACCTCCGCGGAAGAGTTCGTCACGATGCGTGACCCTGTTCCCGAGTTCCAGACCGGCTAA
- a CDS encoding glutathione S-transferase N-terminal domain-containing protein, which yields MKAPEIDLYSFFNSSTTYRVRIALGLKNLEWRHIGVNLRKGEQHAEAYRGVNPAGLVPVLNHDDRTLTQSLAIIDYLDWLQPEPLLIPQERGLRTEVLEISLCVACEMHPLNNMRVQRYLRDELRLTDDQCQT from the coding sequence ATGAAGGCGCCGGAGATTGATCTGTACTCGTTCTTCAACAGTTCGACGACCTATCGAGTGCGTATTGCATTGGGTCTGAAGAATCTCGAATGGAGGCACATCGGGGTCAATCTGCGCAAGGGCGAACAGCACGCAGAGGCATACAGAGGGGTGAATCCCGCCGGCCTCGTGCCTGTGCTGAACCACGACGATAGGACGCTCACGCAGTCACTGGCCATCATCGACTACCTCGACTGGCTTCAGCCGGAGCCCCTACTGATTCCTCAAGAGAGGGGTCTCCGAACCGAGGTACTGGAGATCTCTCTGTGCGTCGCATGCGAGATGCATCCGCTCAACAACATGAGGGTTCAGCGGTACCTGAGAGATGAGCTCAGGCTGACCGACGACCAATGCCAGACGTGA
- a CDS encoding FAD-dependent monooxygenase, protein MGSTPRNKLPIVISGGGIGGLACALALAQRSFSVIVCEQAPQFGQVGAGLQVAPNALSVLDALGVGQEVKQHALLIERMLMMDGIQGTQVSDIPCGADFVARYGNPYAVAHRADVHGALLKACRATGRLIELRTDSRVIDYVQTDSRVMVMFESGEHLHAAALLGADGIRSNIRRKMLDDGDPKAVGAVIYRALVPASAMPHALQMPYPTLWTGPGAHLIYYPVRDWKEFNVGATVVKPVAGVEEGEASAEEAMQAFEGWTDVPMSVLRLSPSYQRYVIRHRDPVENWSDGRVTLLGDAAHPMVQYIAQGAAMAMEDAICLAQEADLHDDDFPSAFRSYQSIRIVRSARVQLSSLMLDRIYHASGVERLVRNSIFVDRTPTEYYDRLDWVFAPPSYVRDWRSRK, encoded by the coding sequence ATGGGCTCCACGCCTAGAAACAAGCTACCGATCGTGATCTCAGGCGGAGGAATCGGCGGACTCGCATGCGCCCTTGCTCTTGCCCAGCGGAGTTTCTCCGTGATTGTCTGCGAACAAGCGCCTCAGTTCGGTCAGGTCGGAGCGGGACTGCAGGTGGCGCCAAACGCCCTTTCCGTCCTGGATGCGCTTGGCGTCGGTCAAGAGGTAAAGCAGCATGCTTTGCTGATCGAACGCATGCTGATGATGGATGGCATCCAAGGAACGCAGGTGAGCGACATTCCTTGCGGCGCGGATTTCGTGGCACGGTATGGCAATCCCTATGCCGTGGCGCATCGCGCGGATGTCCACGGCGCGTTGCTGAAAGCTTGCCGAGCGACCGGACGGTTGATCGAGCTGCGCACCGATAGCCGCGTTATCGACTACGTACAGACGGACAGTCGAGTCATGGTGATGTTCGAATCCGGGGAACACCTTCACGCAGCCGCGCTGCTTGGCGCTGACGGCATCCGGTCCAACATCCGGAGGAAGATGCTCGACGACGGTGACCCGAAAGCCGTCGGTGCGGTGATCTACCGGGCCCTCGTGCCCGCATCCGCCATGCCCCATGCCCTTCAGATGCCCTATCCCACACTGTGGACTGGACCCGGCGCACACCTGATCTACTACCCCGTCCGGGACTGGAAGGAGTTCAACGTTGGCGCCACGGTTGTCAAACCCGTGGCGGGCGTGGAAGAGGGAGAGGCCAGCGCAGAAGAAGCAATGCAGGCTTTCGAAGGCTGGACGGATGTTCCCATGAGCGTGCTACGCCTATCGCCAAGCTATCAGAGGTACGTCATCCGCCACAGGGATCCGGTCGAAAACTGGAGCGATGGCCGCGTGACTTTGCTGGGCGACGCAGCTCACCCGATGGTCCAGTACATCGCGCAGGGCGCGGCCATGGCAATGGAAGATGCCATCTGCCTGGCACAGGAGGCAGATCTGCATGACGACGATTTCCCCTCTGCCTTCAGGTCGTACCAGTCGATCCGTATTGTTCGATCGGCACGCGTTCAACTCTCCTCATTGATGCTGGATCGGATTTATCACGCCTCCGGCGTCGAGCGACTGGTGCGCAACTCCATCTTCGTGGATCGAACTCCGACGGAGTACTACGACCGGCTGGACTGGGTCTTCGCACCACCCAGCTACGTGAGGGACTGGCGGTCACGCAAGTAG
- the gtdA gene encoding gentisate 1,2-dioxygenase: MKSDIEDVARDEYYARMALRGLTPLWTVMAETVPPEPVPACKPAFWDYADDIRPALLEAADLISADEAQRRVLILNNPSLSRGATRTLLCAMQLIKKGEIAPAHRHTQSALRLVIEGDGAYTAVNGEKTYMRPGDFIVTPAWTWHDHGKDTDGSMIWLDGLDIPLVNHLGATFSEEYESPQVAESRKPDHSRARYGSGLLPLEPVATTHHSPVFSYPYEKAREALELLRREDEWDASNGLKMKYANPVTGGHVLPTISSFIQLLPKGFVGSPYRSTESTVATVVEGRGRARVGDQIYTFAPNDVFVLPNWTWASLEADEDSVIFSYSDRATLEKLGLFREQREPCRVVA; this comes from the coding sequence TTGAAGTCAGATATTGAAGACGTTGCGCGTGACGAGTACTACGCCCGCATGGCTCTGCGCGGGCTGACTCCTTTGTGGACCGTGATGGCGGAGACGGTGCCTCCTGAACCGGTACCCGCCTGTAAGCCCGCGTTCTGGGACTACGCAGATGACATCCGCCCGGCTCTGTTGGAGGCTGCTGACCTCATCAGCGCCGATGAGGCGCAGCGAAGGGTGCTGATCCTGAACAATCCTTCCTTGTCTCGCGGCGCGACTCGAACGCTTCTATGCGCGATGCAACTCATCAAGAAGGGCGAGATTGCGCCGGCACACCGGCACACGCAATCCGCACTGCGCCTGGTGATCGAGGGGGACGGTGCATATACGGCAGTCAACGGCGAGAAAACCTACATGCGTCCCGGTGATTTCATCGTCACTCCAGCCTGGACATGGCACGACCACGGAAAGGATACCGACGGATCAATGATCTGGCTGGACGGATTGGACATTCCACTGGTCAATCATCTGGGAGCGACGTTCTCGGAAGAGTACGAATCGCCGCAGGTAGCGGAGAGCAGGAAGCCCGATCACTCGCGTGCGCGTTACGGCTCCGGTCTGTTGCCGCTCGAGCCGGTTGCCACGACTCACCATTCCCCGGTCTTCAGCTACCCCTATGAGAAGGCACGCGAGGCCCTGGAGCTGCTGCGCCGCGAAGACGAATGGGATGCGTCCAACGGCTTGAAGATGAAGTATGCAAACCCTGTGACCGGGGGGCATGTCCTGCCCACCATCTCGAGCTTCATCCAGTTGTTGCCGAAGGGCTTTGTCGGTTCGCCCTATCGCTCAACTGAATCTACCGTGGCAACAGTCGTTGAGGGACGCGGGCGTGCGCGGGTGGGAGATCAAATCTACACCTTCGCACCCAACGACGTCTTCGTCCTGCCCAACTGGACGTGGGCCTCGCTCGAAGCCGATGAGGACTCTGTCATCTTCAGCTACTCCGATCGCGCCACGCTCGAAAAGCTCGGCTTGTTCCGCGAACAGCGTGAACCGTGCAGGGTGGTAGCGTGA